CCCGTCTCAATATTCCTGTCAAAGCTATTGATTTTAAAGGAAACTTAAAAGAACAAGGCCGATTAACCAAGCTTTTTACTTTTAGTGGGATTGAACGTGTTGCAATTGAAGAAGCTGAAGCGGGCGATATTATTGCTGTTGCAGGTCTCACGAATACCTCCGTTTCAGATACTATTTGTGCTCTTGATGTAAACTCCCCGCTCCCTTCAACTCCTATTGATCCTCCAACAATGGCTATTACCATTAGTGTTAATGATTCTCCTTTTGGAGGAACAGAAGGAACAAAAGTAACCTCTCGTATGATTCGCGATCGTCTTTTAAAAGAAGCTGAAAGTAATGTTGCGATTACCGTGACTGAAACAGATGATAAAGATGCTTTCGAAGTTGGGGGTAGAGGTGAACTTCAACTTGGTGTCCTCATTGAAACCATGCGTCGAGAAGGATTCGAGCTTTCTGTATCACGACCACGCGTTCTGATGAAAAAAGATGAAAATGGAACTCTTCTTGAACCTTATGAAGAAGTTTTATTAGATGTTGACGAAGAATTCAGCGGCGTTGTCGTTGAAAAACTTTCTCTTAGAAAAGGAGAGATGACAGACATGCGTCCTTCAGGGGGCGGAAAAGTACGTCTTACGTTTGTCATTCCTGCACGTGGGCTTATTGGTTATCAAAGTGAATTCCGAAATGCAACGCGTGGGACTGGCGTTTTAAGCAGACTTTTTCATGGGTTCCTTCCTTATAAAGGAGAAATTCAAGGACGCACACGTGGCGTTCTTATTTCAAATGGACAGGGAGAAGCTGTAACATACGCTCTTTGGAACTTAGAAGAACGCGGAACCCTTTTCATTACAGGAGGAACAAAAGTATACGAAGGTATGATCATCGGTGAAAATGCCAGGGAAAATGATCTTGAAGTAAACCCTCTTAAATCAAAACAACTCACTAATTTTAGAGCTGCTGGAAAAGATGAGGCCATGAGACTTACGCCTCCTCATATCATGACGCTTGAAGAAGTAATCTCATATATTGAAGATGACGAGTTGGTTGAAGTAACTCCAAAAAATATTCGTTTGCGGAAAAAACTTTTAGATCCCAATGATCGAAAAAGAGAAGAAAGAAGTAAAAAGTAATCTCTTTAGAAAAAAGTTATTGGAATTAAGAATACAAACTTTAAATGGGGTAAAAAATCACTTTATAATTAATTTTTTATAATTAATTATAAAAAATTAAAATTTTTACCCCTCTTAAAACATTATAGAAATTTATATTTTCATTTAAAATTCCTTCATAATACATGCTTTTAGAGCAAAAAGCCTAAATTATTTGAAGATTTATAGAATTTTTTTCTTTCTTTATCTTAAAAATTTAACTAACAATCATCTTTGTAGCATAAGCAATTCAGAATCTTTCTGGCCATTTTAAAACTTTTTATCGAATACTCCGAAGATGGAAATTAAAAAAAATAGACTGATATTAAAATCATTTCTATTCTATGTATGGTAATAATATGGGTAAAATTATTAATTCTTCACAAAGCTCAAGTTCCATAGAAAAAGGAATGCGACTCAAATCGTTACGCATAAAGCTGGGCCATTCTATTCATGAGTTTTCAAAACTTACAAAAATCCCAGAGCCAACTTTATATTCATGGGAAAAAGGCCGTTCTTCATTAAGCTTAAAAGGTGCAAAAAAAATCCTAAAAAGCGTAGAACCTTCAAATGAAAAGCGGTTGTTATTTTGGTTAATGAATGGCGAAGAAGAAATTTTAGGAAATCTCAATAAAAACATTTTGGAAGAAATTTTAATTCTTCAAGACGTCAATTATTATCTTAATTCAAGGGACAATAGTGTTGTTATGATTATTTTAGATGACTCTATGCTTCCTTTTTTATCTCCTGGAGATTACGTTGGGGGAATTAAAAAAACAGGATCACAAATTCCAAAACATATTGGAAAGTGGTGTATTGTTGAGACAAAAGACGGATCTTTATATGCTCGAAATCTTGAAAAATCTTGTGAGGCAGATCTTTATAATTTAAGCCCTCTTATGACGAATTATGAGACTATGGAAGCTCAATCCATTAATTTTGCCGCACCTATTTCATGGATTAGAAAACGTGATTAACATTTATGGGACTCTTGAAATTTAAAAACTAATACTTATTTATAACCTAAGCTTTATTTTTTAATCTTATCTTATACTTTATATAATTTTTCATACGATTCGGAGTTTATTTCATGTTATATACAGGAAAATCACATTCTTTTTTTGGTCATAAAATTTCTGAAATTCTTATTTTAGAAGAAATAAAAGATCTTATTTCTTTTGGTTTTAAAGACATTACTTTTTTTAAAAAAAATAAAGATTCTAAAATAAACTATTATTTTTCTAATCCGATTTGGGAAAAATTATATATAGAAAATGACCTGTTTATAACAGATCCTTGCACACAAGCCTTATTGAAAACAAATGCCTTAATTGTGCCATGGGAAACGCTCCCTCAAAAAGATTTAGAAT
This genomic stretch from Pseudomonadota bacterium harbors:
- the typA gene encoding translational GTPase TypA, which encodes MTEIRNIAIIAHVDHGKTTLIDALLKQSGTYRDNQVVTERVMDSNDLEKERGITILAKCTSMTFQGVKYNIVDTPGHADFGGEVERVLSMVDGVALLVDASEGPLPQTKFVLSKALALGLHPIVIINKVDRPDARIDAVHEEIFDLFMGLGATDQQQDFPMLYASGRNGWAVLNLEKDTPKDLTPFFELVKRHVPPPKVDKNGPFKMLATILDSDLYLGRVLIGKIYSGHARLNIPVKAIDFKGNLKEQGRLTKLFTFSGIERVAIEEAEAGDIIAVAGLTNTSVSDTICALDVNSPLPSTPIDPPTMAITISVNDSPFGGTEGTKVTSRMIRDRLLKEAESNVAITVTETDDKDAFEVGGRGELQLGVLIETMRREGFELSVSRPRVLMKKDENGTLLEPYEEVLLDVDEEFSGVVVEKLSLRKGEMTDMRPSGGGKVRLTFVIPARGLIGYQSEFRNATRGTGVLSRLFHGFLPYKGEIQGRTRGVLISNGQGEAVTYALWNLEERGTLFITGGTKVYEGMIIGENARENDLEVNPLKSKQLTNFRAAGKDEAMRLTPPHIMTLEEVISYIEDDELVEVTPKNIRLRKKLLDPNDRKREERSKK
- a CDS encoding helix-turn-helix transcriptional regulator, producing MGKIINSSQSSSSIEKGMRLKSLRIKLGHSIHEFSKLTKIPEPTLYSWEKGRSSLSLKGAKKILKSVEPSNEKRLLFWLMNGEEEILGNLNKNILEEILILQDVNYYLNSRDNSVVMIILDDSMLPFLSPGDYVGGIKKTGSQIPKHIGKWCIVETKDGSLYARNLEKSCEADLYNLSPLMTNYETMEAQSINFAAPISWIRKRD